The proteins below are encoded in one region of Brachyspira intermedia PWS/A:
- a CDS encoding arylsulfatase, with protein sequence MTNKFKKGFCFGTSLMVAASAVSCSTETQSEKPNIVYIVLDDMGFGDLGCYGSSISTPNIDALANNGIRYVNYFTSPLSSPSRASLLTGCEANKVGMGVVSDVDFGELAPNITGRIKKEHAPFTHTLQANGYNTYAIGKWHLGPYDEFTPDGDKYHWPSGKGFDKNYNFVASQANQNQPGGMIENDNYIIADTSDPNYHLSQDIVDKTLEYIDESKNEPFFAYVAFGAMHGPFNVAKKYIDKYKGKFDHGWDVEREKIFARQKELGIMPADAILSERNEDVPAWDSLTEKEKAVAIRHMETYAGFLEHTDEQIGRLISEMKKRGVYDNTIFIVVSDNGANYNGGRTGSLMAHANENLYVHDIDTQYDLIDEFGSAVYGTEYNSGWANVSNTPLRYFKTKAHYGGVKTFCIASWSNGIADKGRISKEMIAVFDISPTMLDVLGFEPLTEVNGVKQEKMQGISFKESFESSNPMTNPRKEIALMMMLDRTYADGSGYIIVTNPKTQEWELYDINNDPTQMKNLASSMPDKVKEMASKYEETVKRDFNGAQNLLIDFAHRVDSKILIERYGQLAKDVLTSMQTGKAVSKDAEEYMRLYRFFSFVPKGIGYAGVGSVWYRPPSSKLRATNYIYKKEDGYFFSLSAAHTGSVSHKINVDVEVPNKASGVIYANGGLDGGYVLYVNDDGNLVYEYNHLGERQKVISPTKLESGNHNIVMDYKKDDVNSGVIDMIIDGNVVATSDINTLPIMISYDYFSIGEDVGSKVSLYYKDNYAFNGNVEEVHINLGDDLLK encoded by the coding sequence ATGACAAATAAATTTAAAAAAGGATTTTGTTTCGGTACATCTTTAATGGTGGCTGCATCTGCAGTATCATGTTCAACTGAAACTCAATCAGAGAAACCTAATATTGTTTATATAGTATTAGATGATATGGGATTCGGAGATTTGGGCTGTTATGGTTCAAGTATATCTACACCGAATATTGATGCTTTAGCTAATAATGGTATAAGGTATGTTAATTATTTTACTTCTCCATTAAGTTCGCCAAGCAGAGCATCACTTCTCACAGGATGCGAAGCTAATAAAGTGGGAATGGGAGTTGTAAGCGATGTTGATTTTGGAGAATTAGCTCCAAATATCACAGGAAGAATAAAAAAAGAACATGCACCTTTCACTCATACATTACAGGCTAATGGATATAATACTTATGCTATAGGTAAATGGCATTTAGGTCCTTATGATGAGTTTACACCGGACGGAGATAAATATCATTGGCCATCAGGAAAAGGTTTTGATAAAAATTACAACTTTGTAGCTAGTCAGGCTAATCAGAATCAGCCGGGCGGTATGATAGAAAATGATAATTATATAATAGCAGATACATCAGATCCTAATTATCATTTAAGCCAAGATATAGTTGATAAAACTTTAGAATATATTGATGAATCTAAGAATGAGCCTTTTTTCGCTTATGTGGCATTTGGTGCTATGCATGGACCTTTCAATGTTGCTAAAAAATATATAGATAAATATAAAGGTAAATTTGATCATGGCTGGGACGTTGAGAGAGAAAAAATATTTGCAAGACAAAAAGAATTAGGTATAATGCCTGCTGATGCAATATTATCAGAAAGAAATGAAGATGTACCTGCTTGGGATAGCTTAACAGAAAAAGAAAAAGCAGTTGCTATTAGACACATGGAAACTTATGCTGGATTCTTAGAACATACTGATGAACAAATAGGACGCTTAATTTCAGAAATGAAAAAAAGAGGCGTATATGATAATACTATATTTATAGTAGTTTCAGATAATGGAGCTAATTATAATGGAGGAAGAACCGGAAGTTTAATGGCTCATGCTAATGAAAACTTATATGTTCATGATATAGATACTCAATACGATTTGATAGATGAATTCGGAAGTGCTGTATATGGAACAGAGTATAACAGCGGTTGGGCTAATGTTTCAAATACTCCATTAAGATATTTCAAAACTAAAGCACATTACGGCGGAGTTAAAACTTTCTGCATAGCTTCTTGGTCTAATGGTATAGCTGATAAAGGCAGAATATCAAAAGAGATGATAGCTGTATTTGATATTTCACCTACTATGCTTGATGTATTAGGTTTTGAACCTTTGACAGAAGTTAACGGAGTGAAGCAGGAAAAGATGCAGGGTATATCTTTTAAAGAAAGTTTTGAAAGTTCTAATCCTATGACTAATCCTAGAAAAGAAATAGCTTTAATGATGATGCTTGACAGAACTTATGCAGACGGAAGCGGATATATTATTGTAACTAATCCAAAAACTCAGGAATGGGAGCTTTATGATATAAATAATGATCCTACTCAGATGAAAAATCTAGCTTCTTCTATGCCTGATAAAGTAAAAGAGATGGCTTCAAAGTATGAAGAAACTGTTAAGAGAGATTTTAACGGAGCACAAAATTTATTAATTGATTTTGCTCATAGGGTAGACAGTAAAATATTAATAGAGCGTTACGGACAATTAGCAAAAGATGTACTTACTTCTATGCAGACAGGAAAAGCAGTTTCAAAAGATGCAGAAGAATATATGAGATTATATAGATTCTTTAGTTTTGTTCCTAAAGGTATAGGATATGCTGGTGTAGGTTCAGTTTGGTACAGACCTCCTTCATCAAAATTAAGAGCAACAAACTATATATACAAAAAAGAAGACGGATATTTCTTCTCATTATCAGCAGCACATACAGGATCAGTTTCTCATAAAATAAATGTTGATGTAGAAGTTCCTAATAAAGCTTCTGGTGTTATATATGCAAACGGCGGTTTAGACGGCGGTTATGTATTATACGTAAATGATGATGGTAATTTAGTATATGAATACAATCATTTAGGAGAAAGACAAAAAGTTATATCTCCTACAAAACTTGAATCAGGAAATCATAATATAGTTATGGACTATAAAAAAGATGATGTAAACAGCGGAGTCATTGACATGATTATAGATGGAAATGTTGTTGCTACTTCAGATATAAATACTTTGCCTATAATGATTTCTTATGACTATTTTAGTATTGGGGAAGATGTAGGTTCTAAAGTGAGTTTGTATTATAAAGATAATTATGCATTCAATGGAAATGTAGAAGAAGTTCATATAAATTTAGGAGATGATTTACTTAAATAA
- a CDS encoding anaerobic sulfatase maturase codes for MNKGYHLMAKPFGPICNIKCEYCFYLEKKSLFQNTEKYKMSYDVLENYIKKYIETQDIPEISFVWQGGEPTLASLDFYKDVVKLQKKYAGNKNITNSLQTNGLLIDDDWCKFLKENNFLVGLSLDGNKDIHNKYRKDIFGNGTFDRVFNSLKLLQDYNIDFNVLASVSRYSSKYPLEIYNFFKENKIKYIQFSPIVERLPDEEAKKLSLTHSIPNSNSNEKVTDYSVEPESYGDFLISIFDEWVKKDVGEIFVMNFEWALTSWLGLDSTICLFGKECSGCTVVEHNGDIYSCDHYVYPDYKIGNIINDNPRSIIDSDKQKTFGLKKSNLPKNCLRCDALFACRGECPKNRFDKFYDGEEGKNYLCEGYKKYFYHIHPYMKAIRELLENNIDIREIMRIKESPIVVVKKNN; via the coding sequence ATGAATAAAGGTTATCATTTAATGGCTAAGCCTTTCGGACCTATATGTAATATAAAATGTGAATATTGTTTTTATTTAGAGAAAAAGTCATTATTTCAAAATACTGAAAAATATAAAATGTCTTATGATGTTTTAGAAAATTATATAAAAAAATATATAGAAACTCAGGATATACCGGAAATAAGTTTTGTTTGGCAGGGCGGGGAACCTACTCTTGCTTCTTTGGATTTTTATAAAGATGTTGTAAAGCTCCAAAAAAAATATGCTGGTAATAAAAATATTACTAATTCATTACAAACTAATGGGCTTTTAATAGATGATGATTGGTGTAAATTCTTAAAAGAAAATAATTTCCTTGTTGGTTTAAGTTTAGACGGTAATAAAGATATTCATAACAAATACAGAAAAGATATTTTTGGTAATGGTACTTTTGACAGAGTTTTTAATTCTTTGAAATTGCTTCAGGATTATAATATAGATTTCAATGTTCTAGCTTCTGTTAGCAGATACTCTTCTAAATATCCGTTGGAAATATATAACTTCTTCAAAGAAAATAAAATTAAATATATACAATTTTCTCCTATAGTAGAAAGACTTCCAGATGAAGAAGCTAAAAAACTTTCTCTAACTCATTCTATACCTAACAGCAATTCAAATGAAAAAGTTACTGATTATTCTGTAGAGCCTGAGAGTTACGGAGATTTTTTAATATCTATTTTTGATGAATGGGTTAAAAAAGATGTTGGAGAAATATTTGTTATGAACTTTGAATGGGCTTTAACTTCTTGGCTTGGATTAGATAGTACTATATGTTTATTTGGAAAAGAATGCAGCGGCTGTACTGTAGTTGAACATAATGGTGACATTTACAGCTGTGATCATTATGTTTATCCTGATTACAAAATAGGAAATATAATAAATGATAATCCTAGAAGTATAATTGATTCAGATAAACAGAAAACTTTCGGACTTAAAAAATCCAATTTGCCTAAAAACTGTTTAAGATGTGATGCTTTATTTGCCTGCAGAGGTGAATGTCCTAAAAACAGATTCGATAAATTTTATGATGGTGAAGAAGGAAAAAATTATTTATGTGAAGGATATAAAAAATATTTTTATCATATTCACCCTTATATGAAAGCTATTAGGGAGCTTTTAGAAAATAATATAGATATTAGAGAGATTATGAGAATAAAGGAAAGCCCTATTGTAGTGGTGAAAAAGAATAATTAA
- a CDS encoding P1 family peptidase has product MKEIKITDIENIKIGNAENKEAATGCTVIICERGAVIGLDVRGGGPASRESELTKAQASTDIVHAVLLSGGSAFGLDASGGVMKYLEERNIGFDVGITKVPLVCQSCIFDLRIGDYKVRPDINMGYEACVNAQNNNPKMGNYGAGTGATVGKILGADYAMKSGLGFYAVQVDDVKIGAVVSVNAFGDVYDYDSGKMIAGVLNENKNGFRSSEEELIKITQNNNLSFTSNASNAKENTTIGAIITNAKFTKSQMGKIASMAHNGFARAIKPVHTTLDGDSIYAMSVGDVNANLDAVGTIAAIVMGKAINNAVRNAETSHGFKCHNDIMKN; this is encoded by the coding sequence ATGAAAGAGATAAAAATCACAGATATAGAAAACATAAAAATAGGCAATGCTGAAAACAAGGAAGCAGCAACAGGCTGTACAGTTATAATATGCGAAAGAGGTGCGGTTATAGGCTTAGATGTTAGGGGAGGTGGACCGGCTTCAAGAGAGAGCGAACTTACAAAGGCACAGGCTTCTACTGATATAGTTCATGCTGTACTTCTTAGCGGAGGAAGTGCATTCGGACTTGATGCTTCAGGCGGAGTTATGAAATATTTAGAGGAGAGAAATATTGGCTTTGATGTTGGTATTACAAAAGTGCCTTTAGTATGTCAGTCTTGTATATTCGACTTGAGAATTGGCGATTATAAAGTGCGTCCTGATATTAATATGGGCTATGAGGCTTGTGTTAATGCTCAAAATAATAATCCTAAAATGGGTAATTATGGAGCTGGAACAGGTGCTACTGTTGGAAAGATACTAGGTGCTGATTATGCTATGAAGTCTGGACTTGGTTTCTATGCTGTACAAGTTGATGATGTAAAGATTGGGGCAGTAGTTTCTGTTAATGCTTTCGGTGATGTGTATGATTATGACAGCGGTAAAATGATTGCTGGTGTTCTTAATGAAAATAAAAATGGATTTAGAAGTTCAGAAGAAGAATTAATAAAAATTACACAGAATAATAATTTATCTTTTACTTCTAATGCCTCAAATGCAAAAGAAAATACAACAATAGGTGCTATTATAACAAATGCTAAATTTACAAAATCTCAAATGGGAAAGATAGCTTCAATGGCACATAATGGATTTGCAAGGGCTATAAAACCTGTTCATACAACATTAGACGGCGACAGTATTTATGCTATGAGTGTGGGTGATGTTAATGCTAATCTGGATGCAGTAGGTACAATTGCTGCTATTGTAATGGGTAAGGCTATTAATAATGCTGTTAGAAATGCTGAAACTTCTCATGGTTTTAAATGCCATAATGATATAATGAAAAATTAA
- a CDS encoding SDR family oxidoreductase: MKKLVVITGASSGIGMETAKKFSENGYPTLLISRRKEIMEKLNLKNSISVSADVTNLEEIKNAVKIAEEKYGKTDLLINCAGVMLLGNIDKQSYEEWKNMIDVNVNGILTTTNVILPDMIKRNEGTIINISSIAGRKTFTNHGIYCGSKFAVHAITESIREEVADKNVRIIVIAPGVVETNLLSHTTDENIKSDYIEWKKSIGNGLNASDVVNCIEFAYNMPQDICVREIVIAKTKQVD, translated from the coding sequence ATGAAAAAATTAGTTGTAATTACAGGAGCAAGCTCAGGTATAGGAATGGAAACTGCTAAAAAATTTTCTGAAAATGGATACCCTACTCTATTAATATCAAGAAGAAAAGAAATAATGGAAAAATTAAATTTAAAAAATTCTATAAGTGTTTCTGCCGATGTTACAAATTTAGAAGAAATAAAAAATGCAGTAAAAATAGCTGAAGAAAAATATGGTAAAACAGATCTGCTTATAAATTGTGCAGGAGTTATGCTTTTAGGAAATATTGATAAACAAAGTTATGAAGAATGGAAAAACATGATTGATGTAAATGTTAATGGAATACTTACAACTACAAATGTTATACTTCCAGATATGATAAAAAGAAATGAAGGAACTATTATTAATATAAGTTCAATAGCTGGAAGAAAAACTTTCACAAATCATGGAATATATTGCGGAAGTAAATTTGCTGTACATGCTATTACAGAAAGTATAAGAGAAGAAGTTGCTGATAAAAATGTAAGGATAATAGTTATAGCTCCTGGAGTAGTAGAAACTAATCTTTTAAGCCATACTACAGATGAAAATATAAAATCTGATTATATTGAATGGAAAAAAAGTATAGGAAATGGACTTAATGCTTCTGATGTGGTTAATTGTATAGAGTTTGCCTATAATATGCCTCAGGATATATGTGTAAGAGAAATTGTAATAGCAAAAACTAAACAAGTAGATTGA
- a CDS encoding winged helix-turn-helix transcriptional regulator, protein MKKIKVSSEIGVTLYMIGGKYKPIILNYLIENKTKRFNDMMRYMKPISQRTLTNQLRELEEDGLISRKIYAEVPPKVEYSITKKGKSLYKILEAMCEWGEKNIDEGFEITNPQCLEDD, encoded by the coding sequence ATGAAAAAAATTAAAGTATCATCAGAGATAGGGGTTACACTTTATATGATAGGCGGTAAATATAAACCAATAATACTTAATTATCTTATAGAAAATAAAACAAAAAGATTTAATGATATGATGCGTTATATGAAGCCTATATCTCAAAGAACATTAACTAATCAGCTTAGAGAATTGGAAGAAGATGGACTCATAAGCAGAAAAATATATGCAGAAGTTCCTCCAAAGGTAGAATATTCAATAACCAAGAAAGGTAAATCATTATATAAAATATTAGAAGCTATGTGTGAATGGGGAGAGAAAAATATTGATGAGGGATTTGAAATTACTAATCCGCAATGTTTAGAAGATGATTAA
- the ftsH gene encoding ATP-dependent zinc metalloprotease FtsH translates to MSSKKNNRRQSMPQSGGGGNQIIIILLLTMVVVMAIMYFQKTPQVKAQEWDYSTVVQKVKEGVVKEVTIVDQNIRNGKAIETVNGKITEINFYSFIPFTASGFVNLLIDNNVKVRGEAEKPSYLSLILVNLLPILLIGFLLWFFMFRQVQGSNNRAMSFGKSRARLLTKEDVKVTFKDVEGCKEAKEELQEVVQFLKDASKFTKLGAKIPKGVLLVGPPGTGKTLLAKAVAGEANVPFFSMSGSEFVEMFVGVGASRVRDLFEQGKRSAPCIIFIDELDAVGRTRGAGYGGGHDEREQTLNQMLVEMDGFNTDTRIIIFAATNRPDVLDPALLRPGRFDRQVVVDLPDVKGREGIFKVHVAKIQHDPSIDLYHLARATPGFSGADIANMVNEAALIAARNDKQRVELSDFEEARDKVMMGPERRSILISEKEKLNTAYHEAGHTLMAVLLQNTDALHKVTIVPRGRSLGATWTLPSDGRYTLQRKKAVDEMSLLLGGRVAEEFKFGEDSVTTGASNDIERVTELARRMVCEWGMSRLGPISFGQKEQPIFLGKEIARHKDYSEETAQKIDEEVHKFVMRAYERTKKLIAENADKFEALSRELFEKESLDIEDIERICEVKLDRIKDKLVYAGKDPKRGTDELEDPSAYQEGEVKSVKEEVFNTPIKPLKKSDKAESDKEEVKSIKKSSVKKVSSSTRKKKTEE, encoded by the coding sequence ATGAGTAGTAAAAAAAATAATAGAAGACAATCTATGCCGCAATCCGGAGGCGGAGGAAATCAAATCATAATCATACTTCTTCTTACAATGGTTGTAGTAATGGCTATAATGTACTTTCAAAAAACACCACAGGTGAAAGCTCAAGAATGGGATTACTCAACTGTAGTACAGAAAGTTAAAGAAGGAGTTGTTAAAGAAGTTACTATAGTAGATCAGAATATTAGAAATGGTAAAGCTATAGAAACAGTTAATGGTAAAATAACAGAGATAAACTTTTACTCATTTATACCATTTACTGCAAGCGGATTCGTTAACTTACTTATAGATAATAATGTTAAAGTTAGAGGAGAAGCTGAAAAACCTAGTTATTTAAGTCTTATACTTGTAAACTTACTTCCTATACTGTTAATAGGATTTCTGCTTTGGTTCTTTATGTTCAGGCAGGTACAGGGTTCTAATAACAGAGCTATGAGTTTCGGAAAAAGCAGAGCTAGACTTTTAACTAAAGAAGATGTAAAAGTAACTTTCAAAGATGTTGAAGGCTGTAAAGAGGCTAAAGAGGAATTGCAGGAAGTTGTACAATTCTTAAAAGACGCAAGCAAATTTACAAAACTTGGTGCTAAAATACCAAAAGGTGTATTATTAGTAGGCCCTCCTGGTACTGGTAAAACTTTACTTGCTAAGGCAGTTGCTGGCGAAGCTAATGTGCCTTTCTTCAGTATGTCTGGTTCTGAATTTGTTGAAATGTTTGTAGGTGTTGGTGCTTCAAGAGTAAGAGATTTATTTGAACAGGGAAAAAGATCTGCTCCTTGTATCATATTCATAGATGAGCTTGATGCTGTTGGTAGAACTAGAGGTGCTGGATACGGCGGCGGACATGATGAAAGAGAACAAACATTAAACCAAATGCTTGTTGAAATGGACGGTTTTAATACTGATACTAGAATCATAATATTTGCTGCTACTAACAGACCTGATGTACTTGACCCTGCTCTACTTCGTCCAGGAAGATTTGACAGACAAGTTGTTGTTGATTTACCTGACGTTAAAGGAAGAGAGGGAATATTTAAAGTGCATGTTGCTAAAATACAGCATGATCCTTCTATAGATTTATATCATTTAGCTAGAGCTACTCCTGGTTTTTCAGGTGCTGATATTGCTAATATGGTTAATGAAGCTGCTTTAATTGCTGCTAGAAATGATAAACAAAGAGTAGAACTTTCTGACTTTGAAGAAGCTCGTGATAAGGTTATGATGGGACCTGAAAGAAGAAGCATATTGATAAGCGAAAAAGAAAAATTAAACACTGCTTATCATGAGGCAGGACATACTTTAATGGCTGTACTTCTTCAAAATACTGATGCTTTACATAAAGTTACTATAGTTCCTAGAGGAAGAAGTTTAGGTGCTACTTGGACTTTGCCTTCTGACGGAAGATATACCCTTCAAAGAAAAAAAGCTGTTGATGAGATGTCTTTGCTTCTTGGAGGACGTGTTGCTGAAGAATTCAAGTTTGGAGAAGATTCTGTAACTACAGGCGCTTCAAATGATATAGAAAGAGTTACTGAACTTGCTAGAAGAATGGTATGTGAATGGGGTATGAGCAGACTTGGTCCTATATCATTCGGACAAAAGGAACAGCCTATTTTCTTAGGAAAAGAGATTGCTAGACATAAAGATTATAGTGAAGAAACTGCTCAGAAAATAGATGAAGAAGTTCACAAATTCGTAATGAGAGCTTATGAAAGAACTAAAAAATTAATAGCTGAAAATGCTGATAAGTTTGAGGCTTTATCAAGAGAATTATTTGAAAAAGAATCTCTTGACATAGAAGATATTGAAAGAATATGCGAAGTAAAATTAGATAGAATTAAAGATAAGCTAGTTTATGCTGGTAAAGACCCAAAAAGAGGTACTGATGAGCTTGAAGACCCTTCAGCATATCAGGAAGGTGAAGTAAAAAGCGTAAAGGAAGAAGTTTTTAATACACCTATAAAACCTCTTAAAAAATCTGATAAAGCTGAAAGCGATAAAGAAGAAGTTAAATCTATAAAGAAATCAAGTGTGAAAAAAGTTTCTTCTTCTACTAGAAAGAAAAAAACAGAAGAATAA
- a CDS encoding NlpC/P60 family protein — protein MRFYIIILSLLMMLFYSVSFTQTYGYDKEYQKQLEKSGVEINDTQKQKVRNDISKWANFYLDKHYQYNEKATLTHPTSKEKKTFRFDCSGYVAAVYWTSNIAVFEKQAILDSGGVKTIYSTLSKYKKIYKGVLPNVGDIIMFDKTTSNDKKLTHAGIVIGVDKKDETVTYIHASTSKGLIIGYMNLKYPDLARKDGKIINSALKRGGGVSSLASHCFNSYGTILDIPEK, from the coding sequence ATGCGTTTTTATATTATTATACTATCATTATTGATGATGTTATTTTATTCAGTATCATTTACACAAACTTACGGATATGATAAGGAATATCAAAAGCAGTTAGAAAAAAGTGGAGTTGAAATAAATGATACGCAAAAGCAAAAAGTTAGAAATGATATAAGTAAATGGGCTAACTTTTATTTGGATAAACATTATCAATATAATGAAAAAGCTACATTAACACACCCTACTTCTAAAGAGAAGAAAACATTCAGATTTGATTGTTCAGGATATGTAGCTGCTGTTTATTGGACTTCTAATATAGCGGTATTTGAAAAACAAGCAATTTTAGATTCTGGCGGAGTAAAAACTATATATTCTACTTTGTCAAAATATAAAAAAATTTATAAAGGTGTTTTGCCGAATGTAGGCGATATAATTATGTTTGACAAAACTACTTCTAATGATAAAAAGCTTACTCATGCCGGTATAGTAATAGGAGTTGATAAAAAAGATGAAACTGTAACATATATTCATGCCTCTACAAGCAAAGGACTTATTATTGGATATATGAATTTAAAATACCCTGATTTAGCTAGAAAAGATGGGAAAATAATAAACAGTGCTCTTAAGAGAGGCGGAGGAGTTTCTTCTCTAGCATCTCATTGCTTTAATAGCTATGGTACTATCTTAGATATACCTGAAAAATAA
- a CDS encoding NlpC/P60 family protein yields MRFYISILIISLLFTMPAFSQENTRLEIVKWANFYMNKKYKYNQSDTITNPFSKEKKKVNFDCSGFVNAVYWTAIEKPTIKLQGSTENIHFILSKANKIYKKGMPNIGDIIFFDGTTSPNKKLTHSGIVINIDEDETITYIHSSTSKGPILGYMNLKYPDLARKDGKPINSYLRRGDVPYSLASHCFNSYGTVLEKPN; encoded by the coding sequence ATGCGTTTTTATATTAGTATTTTAATTATCTCATTATTATTTACTATGCCTGCATTCAGTCAGGAAAATACAAGACTTGAAATAGTAAAATGGGCTAATTTCTATATGAATAAAAAATATAAATATAACCAAAGCGACACAATAACAAATCCTTTTTCAAAAGAAAAGAAGAAAGTAAATTTTGACTGTTCTGGATTTGTTAATGCTGTGTATTGGACTGCTATTGAAAAGCCTACTATAAAACTTCAAGGATCAACAGAAAATATACATTTTATTTTATCTAAAGCAAATAAAATTTATAAAAAAGGTATGCCCAATATAGGTGATATAATATTTTTTGATGGAACTACATCTCCAAATAAAAAACTTACACATTCTGGAATAGTTATAAATATAGATGAAGATGAAACTATAACCTATATCCATTCATCTACAAGCAAAGGTCCTATTTTAGGATATATGAATTTAAAATATCCAGATTTAGCAAGAAAAGATGGAAAGCCAATAAATAGCTATCTTAGAAGAGGTGATGTACCTTATTCATTGGCTTCACATTGTTTTAACAGTTATGGTACTGTTTTAGAAAAACCAAATTAA
- a CDS encoding DUF4390 domain-containing protein: MKHIFIILLLIIAISQVSYAYELRLHFSKSYIYDDTLYVDVRTYYENEIYQNIKKYIDNGIILFINYRIDLIKKNLFINDNVREIYIYRKLYYDFFTKEYVVLNSETMRETRNTDLEILIKNIYQINRIEVINVNKLNKNNKYIFKTRLSMQFQNAYPYLSVFFNIITPIQYRIKWLKSDEFSIKELYYNNM, translated from the coding sequence ATGAAACATATTTTTATTATACTATTGTTAATAATTGCTATTTCACAAGTATCGTATGCTTATGAATTAAGATTACATTTTTCAAAAAGCTATATATATGATGATACGCTCTATGTAGATGTAAGAACATATTATGAAAATGAGATTTATCAAAATATAAAAAAATATATAGATAATGGAATAATATTATTTATAAATTATAGAATCGATTTAATAAAAAAGAATTTATTTATTAATGATAATGTAAGAGAAATATATATATATAGAAAATTGTATTATGACTTTTTTACTAAAGAATACGTTGTTTTGAACTCAGAAACTATGAGAGAAACAAGAAATACAGATTTAGAAATCTTAATTAAAAATATTTATCAAATAAATAGAATAGAAGTTATCAATGTAAATAAACTAAACAAAAACAATAAATATATATTCAAAACAAGATTATCTATGCAGTTTCAAAATGCCTACCCTTATCTATCAGTATTTTTCAATATAATAACACCTATACAATATAGAATAAAATGGTTAAAATCTGATGAATTCAGTATTAAAGAGTTATATTATAATAACATGTAA
- the cyaB gene encoding class IV adenylate cyclase, which translates to MANSEIEIKAYIKDFDSVLNFLKNNAKFKKKYFKKDIYYAREESIKKGSIKTSDCIRLRIEHGGYTFCTKERTLIDGVEVNEEIEIKVSKKKARFIINFLSKLQKYKEYVKKEKKGYAFIYKNALVEISKIKNLDNFIEIEFLNSKETVENQILQLKSILNEIGIDENSIETEPYINLLSRKN; encoded by the coding sequence ATGGCAAACTCTGAAATTGAAATAAAAGCATATATAAAAGATTTTGATTCTGTTTTAAATTTTCTTAAAAATAATGCTAAATTCAAAAAAAAGTATTTCAAAAAAGATATTTACTATGCTAGAGAAGAGAGCATTAAAAAAGGAAGTATAAAGACAAGTGATTGTATAAGACTCAGAATAGAACATGGAGGATATACTTTCTGCACAAAAGAAAGAACTTTAATTGATGGTGTAGAAGTCAATGAAGAAATAGAAATTAAAGTCAGCAAGAAAAAAGCAAGATTTATAATTAACTTTTTATCAAAGCTGCAGAAATATAAAGAATATGTAAAAAAAGAAAAAAAAGGTTATGCTTTTATATATAAAAATGCTTTAGTTGAAATTTCAAAAATAAAAAATTTAGACAACTTTATAGAAATAGAATTTTTAAACTCAAAAGAAACTGTTGAAAATCAAATACTTCAATTAAAATCTATATTAAATGAAATAGGAATAGATGAAAACTCTATAGAAACAGAACCTTATATAAATCTCCTTTCAAGAAAAAATTAA